A genomic stretch from Hemicordylus capensis ecotype Gifberg chromosome 5, rHemCap1.1.pri, whole genome shotgun sequence includes:
- the LOC128326311 gene encoding diacylglycerol kinase kappa-like, whose product MGGCWSCVACRSHPEAEPKDEDEEGALTGHPRNPTHVAPFSGGLPNVLGDTLGKELIEEPSMPEPLPAPRITNDILGEELTEEPSMPEPLPAPRITNDIMGEALNEEASMTEHLPTPRMTNDKLGEELTEEPSMPEPLPAPRITNNILGEELTEEPSMPEPLPAPCITNDILGEELTEEPSVTEPLPAPRMTNDILGEALIEEPSMPEHLPAPRITNNILGEELTEEPSVTKRLPATHITNDIMGEELTEEPSMPEPLPAPCITNDIMGEELTEEPSVTEPLPAPRITNDIMGEALIEEPSVPEAPSSTSHHQ is encoded by the exons atgggtggctgttggtcatgtgtggcctgcag gtctcacccagaggcagaaccaaa ggatgaagatgaagaagggGCACTGACAG gtcatcccagaaacccaacccatgttgcaccattttctgggggactccccaatgttttgggggacactctgggaaaagagctcattgaggaaccctccatgccagaaccccttccagcacctcgcatcaccaatgacatcctgggggaagagctcactgaggaaccctccatgccagaaccccttccagcacctcgcatcaccaatgatATCATGGGGGAAGCGCTCAATGAGGAAGCCTCCAtgacagaacatcttccaacacctcgcatgaccaatgacaaactgggggaagagctcactgaggaaccctccatgccagaacctcttccagcacctcgtatcaccaacaacatcctgggggaagagctcactgaggaaccttccatgccagaacctcttccagcaccttgtatcaccaacgacatcctgggggaagagctcactgaggaaccctctgtgacagaaccccttccagcacctcgcatgaccaatgatatcctgggggaagcgctcattgaggaaccctccatgccagaacatcttccagcacctcgtatcaccaacaacatcctgggggaagagctcactgaggaaccctcagTGACAAAAcgccttccagcaactcacatcaccaatgacataatgggggaagagctcactgaggaaccctccatgccagaacctcttccagcaccttgcatcaccaatgacatcatgggggaagagctcactgaggaaccctccgtgacagaaccccttccagcacctcgcatcaccaatgacattatgggggaagcgctcattgaggaaccctcagTGCCAGAagccccttccagcacctcacatcaccaatga